From a region of the Candidatus Azobacteroides pseudotrichonymphae genomovar. CFP2 genome:
- a CDS encoding 4'-phosphopantetheinyl transferase family protein, which yields MIHIMPTDNSKCRIGVISIDKMSNELLAELENWDWYCRKLRRMREMRKQEWLATRVLLKKLIGEEKEIIYTNSGKPYFRDKQFYIGISHTRGYAAVILNEEKPVSIDIEYISSRIEKIQDRFMNKMEKNNLSQKNPLVHMLLHWSAKETLCKFFGGGKVEFKTQFHINPFEPVIGECTNFTAYETLTKNCQLFTIKYSITKNYVLCFLS from the coding sequence ATGATACATATAATGCCTACTGATAATAGCAAGTGCCGGATTGGAGTCATTTCTATAGATAAAATGTCTAATGAATTGCTTGCTGAATTGGAGAATTGGGATTGGTATTGTCGAAAGCTTCGACGAATGAGAGAGATGCGTAAGCAGGAATGGCTTGCTACTCGAGTTTTGTTGAAAAAGCTTATAGGAGAAGAGAAAGAAATTATTTATACAAATTCTGGGAAGCCCTATTTTAGGGATAAGCAATTTTATATAGGAATTAGTCATACGAGAGGATATGCGGCAGTTATATTAAATGAAGAAAAGCCGGTATCCATTGATATTGAATATATATCGTCTCGTATAGAAAAGATACAAGACCGATTTATGAATAAAATGGAAAAAAATAATCTTTCTCAAAAAAATCCGCTTGTTCATATGCTTTTACATTGGTCAGCAAAGGAAACTTTGTGCAAATTTTTTGGGGGGGGAAAAGTAGAATTTAAAACACAATTTCATATTAATCCTTTTGAGCCAGTAATTGGTGAATGTACCAATTTTACAGCTTATGAAACGCTAACTAAAAATTGTCAATTGTTTACTATAAAATATAGCATAACAAAAAATTATGTATTATGTTTTCTTAGTTGA
- a CDS encoding DNA repair protein RecO: MLYKTKAITLYNINYNDNYSIVHVLTEEFGPVSYLTAKFKKQKTHLSKSFFHPLSLVELEVEHKNLREIQYIKEAKTYIPLVSLLNNPIKSSICIFLAEFISKALKEKQSDKLLFNYILQSIQVLEFIEKNYSNFHLVFTIRLSQFLGFYPNNTDYSKGMYFDMQNGIFVQQQPPHTHFVHSDDSWIVAKLLQMNYENMFHFQFTRNERKKIISQILEYYYLHLGGFSKIKSLAILHSVFD; the protein is encoded by the coding sequence ATGCTATATAAAACAAAAGCTATCACTCTATATAATATCAATTACAACGATAATTATTCCATCGTCCATGTTCTTACTGAAGAATTTGGTCCTGTATCTTATCTAACAGCCAAATTTAAAAAGCAAAAAACACATTTGTCCAAATCATTTTTTCATCCTTTATCCCTAGTAGAATTGGAAGTAGAACACAAAAATTTACGAGAAATTCAATACATCAAAGAAGCGAAAACTTATATCCCACTAGTCTCTCTCTTAAACAATCCTATAAAAAGTAGCATCTGCATCTTTTTAGCTGAATTTATCAGTAAGGCATTGAAGGAAAAACAATCAGACAAACTATTATTTAACTATATTCTCCAGTCTATCCAAGTTTTAGAATTTATAGAAAAAAACTATTCAAATTTTCATTTAGTATTCACAATTCGCTTAAGTCAGTTTCTCGGATTTTATCCCAATAATACAGACTATAGTAAAGGAATGTATTTTGATATGCAGAATGGCATTTTTGTACAACAACAACCTCCTCATACCCACTTCGTCCATTCAGATGATAGTTGGATAGTTGCCAAGCTATTACAAATGAATTATGAAAATATGTTTCATTTCCAATTTACCAGAAATGAAAGAAAAAAGATTATTTCCCAAATTTTAGAATACTATTACCTACATTTAGGTGGATTTTCGAAAATAAAATCCTTGGCAATCCTCCATTCGGTTTTTGACTGA
- the radA gene encoding DNA repair protein RadA translates to MTKIAFTCSQCGNNSPKWIGKCPICNKWNTYKEKFVNKPVSTQNLSESSYLNRFQSNPLLLKNIQKDNEIRMNMIDQEFNRVLGEGLVPGSLVLIGGEPGIGKSTFVLQTILKLKYKTLYISGEESTKQLKLRAERLNIENENCFIVCETNLETILDHINHIRPNLVVIDSIQTLFTERIKSSPGTISQIRENASILLTFAKKNDISFLLIGHINKEGNIAGPKILEHIVDTVLQFEGDKSHMYRILRNIKNRFGNTAELGIYEMRQNGLREVSNPSELLLSQNYEGLSGIAIAAVIEGIRAFLIETQALVSKAAYGGVPQRSSTGFDIYRMNMLLAVLEKKVGFKLSQKDVFLNIVGGLRIIDPAIDLSVVSAILSSNLDISIKQETCMCGEIGLSGEIRPVSRIESRISEAEKLGFQRIIIPTNNLKEFNCKQLNITIKPVKKVEEAFKELFK, encoded by the coding sequence ATGACAAAAATAGCTTTTACTTGCTCACAATGTGGTAATAATTCTCCAAAATGGATAGGTAAATGTCCTATTTGCAATAAATGGAATACCTATAAAGAAAAATTTGTCAATAAACCTGTTTCTACTCAAAATTTATCAGAGTCGTCTTATCTCAATAGATTTCAATCTAATCCACTGTTATTAAAAAATATTCAAAAAGATAATGAGATCCGAATGAATATGATAGATCAAGAATTCAATCGTGTTCTAGGAGAAGGATTGGTCCCTGGCTCATTAGTTTTGATTGGAGGGGAACCCGGCATTGGTAAATCTACTTTTGTTTTACAAACAATATTAAAATTAAAATACAAAACATTATATATATCAGGTGAAGAAAGTACAAAGCAATTGAAATTAAGAGCAGAAAGATTAAATATAGAAAATGAAAACTGTTTTATCGTATGTGAAACTAATTTGGAGACTATTCTTGATCATATCAATCATATACGACCTAATCTAGTAGTAATTGATTCCATTCAAACGCTCTTTACAGAACGAATTAAATCCAGTCCTGGAACTATATCCCAGATTCGAGAAAATGCATCTATCTTATTGACATTTGCAAAAAAAAACGATATCTCTTTTTTACTTATTGGACATATAAATAAAGAAGGAAATATTGCAGGACCCAAAATATTAGAACACATTGTAGATACAGTTTTGCAATTTGAAGGGGACAAAAGCCATATGTATCGTATTTTACGAAACATAAAAAACCGTTTCGGAAATACTGCAGAACTAGGAATTTACGAAATGAGACAAAATGGATTACGAGAAGTCAGTAACCCCTCAGAATTATTATTAAGTCAAAATTACGAAGGGCTAAGTGGAATAGCTATTGCTGCTGTTATAGAAGGTATAAGAGCATTTCTAATTGAAACACAAGCATTAGTGAGTAAAGCTGCGTACGGAGGAGTACCTCAAAGAAGTTCTACGGGTTTTGATATCTATCGAATGAATATGCTATTAGCTGTTTTAGAAAAAAAAGTTGGATTTAAATTAAGCCAAAAAGACGTATTTTTAAACATTGTCGGTGGATTACGCATCATTGACCCCGCAATAGACTTATCAGTAGTGTCTGCTATTCTTTCATCAAATTTAGATATATCTATCAAACAAGAAACATGTATGTGTGGGGAAATTGGACTATCAGGCGAAATTCGTCCCGTCAGCCGAATCGAATCAAGAATATCCGAAGCAGAAAAACTCGGATTTCAAAGAATAATCATACCAACAAATAACCTTAAAGAATTTAATTGTAAGCAATTAAACATCACCATCAAACCCGTAAAAAAAGTAGAAGAAGCATTCAAAGAATTATTCAAGTAA
- a CDS encoding replication-associated recombination protein A, with amino-acid sequence MCLFYTYFRMAQVMNRSLAERMRPQSLNDFFGQKHLVGEGSILRRMIEGEYISSFILWGPPGVGKTTLARIISNQMNIPFFMLSAVNSGLKDIGKVIDKAKDVRFFNGVRPILFIDEIHRFSKSQQDFLLTAVEDRTIILIGATTENPSFEVIRPLLSRCQVYVLKNLQNEDLLALMHKALKEDNQLRKYRIEVAETTALLHFANGDARKLLNILELVVEVEKGRVEESSIIITNSIVGNYLQENFVAYDKGKEIHYDIISAFIKSIRGSDPDAAVYWLARMIAGGEDPKFIARRLIITASEDIGLANPFALLLANACFDAVNKIGMPESRIVLAETTIYLATCPKSNSAYEAIENALEEVTRSGSLFVPSHLRNASTQLMKDLNYGNGYKYAHDYENNFVQQDFLPQEIKDKKFWFAQKNPKELRMQKQMKNLWERD; translated from the coding sequence ATGTGCCTATTTTATACTTATTTTCGTATGGCTCAAGTAATGAATAGATCTTTAGCTGAACGAATGCGTCCTCAATCTCTTAACGATTTTTTTGGACAAAAACATTTAGTTGGGGAGGGAAGTATTCTACGAAGAATGATAGAAGGAGAATATATTTCATCATTTATTCTATGGGGACCACCTGGCGTAGGTAAAACAACTTTGGCACGGATTATTTCTAATCAAATGAATATTCCATTTTTTATGTTAAGTGCCGTTAATTCTGGATTAAAAGACATAGGAAAAGTTATCGATAAGGCGAAGGATGTTCGATTTTTTAATGGGGTTCGTCCTATTCTTTTTATTGATGAAATACATCGTTTTAGTAAATCTCAGCAGGATTTCCTTTTGACTGCTGTAGAAGATAGGACTATTATTTTGATTGGGGCAACAACTGAAAATCCTTCTTTTGAGGTTATTCGTCCATTACTTTCTCGTTGTCAAGTATATGTATTGAAGAATCTTCAAAATGAAGATTTGCTTGCATTGATGCATAAAGCTTTGAAAGAAGATAACCAATTGCGGAAATATAGGATAGAAGTAGCTGAGACTACAGCATTGTTACATTTTGCAAATGGAGATGCTCGTAAGTTGTTGAATATTCTGGAATTAGTTGTTGAGGTAGAAAAGGGTAGAGTAGAAGAATCTAGTATTATTATTACTAATTCTATAGTTGGAAACTATTTGCAAGAAAATTTTGTGGCTTATGATAAAGGGAAAGAGATACATTATGATATTATTTCTGCATTTATTAAGTCTATTAGAGGAAGCGATCCGGATGCTGCTGTTTACTGGTTGGCGAGAATGATTGCTGGAGGCGAAGATCCCAAATTTATTGCTCGCCGTTTGATTATCACTGCTTCGGAAGACATTGGACTTGCTAATCCTTTTGCTTTATTATTGGCTAATGCTTGTTTTGATGCTGTTAATAAAATTGGAATGCCTGAAAGTAGGATTGTTTTAGCCGAAACGACAATTTATTTGGCAACTTGTCCAAAAAGTAATTCAGCTTATGAAGCAATAGAAAATGCTTTGGAAGAAGTTACTCGTTCAGGTAGTCTTTTTGTTCCTTCGCATTTGCGAAATGCATCGACTCAATTGATGAAAGACTTAAATTATGGGAATGGTTACAAATATGCTCATGATTATGAAAATAATTTTGTTCAACAAGATTTTTTACCTCAGGAGATTAAAGATAAAAAGTTTTGGTTTGCTCAAAAAAATCCAAAGGAATTGAGAATGCAAAAACAGATGAAAAATCTTTGGGAAAGAGATTAA
- a CDS encoding DUF349 domain-containing protein codes for MDEGNYAISTIKNVGKSIIEIGQENSIEKFSMAISKLNKKEEIVEQLALVIEQPVDNFVRNKVEILKQAFYKLKKIEAEASIKVFMMAGNGTEMAGNGTEEFQKEKDTIEEKLRELLVRFRDKKKRLAVGIKKDKKQDLVDGRNIIEGIKRLIADQDKQRNFREIFDEFKELQYQWKEIARVPQNFTNALWKEYRYFSNQFYDLVKLNDVMRDYDFKKNLELKQELCAAVEHLDREPDVISAFHQMHRFYHKWKEIGPVARECRKDVWECFKRAMSVINQKYQQHFEKLKECEQKKLKEKTVLCEEVENIDYSVLVSFKEWDKQTKCVLEIQNKWKSIGFVRRQHIRQLLDRFNVACDNFFRAKNSFLEGMNATLSANLKKKEALCIEAESLKDSQAWKETTDKLIALQKEWRSVGSVAHKHSKEIWVRFVDACDCFFERKNAYFLSRRKEEVVNLKNKKEIISNIQTIDVSLPIGEVLTLFREHIMHFNNVGFVPFGEKRKIYDKYCEAIDSFFERLKASKSEKELQSYGSDLNTILAVSTGGSTKNKSLGELDQLIRKHSRIKNDIQTYENNIGFVSASSKKGDTLIREIQNKIVNLKSSLTLIEEKIGIIDRRVGS; via the coding sequence ATGGATGAAGGAAACTACGCTATTTCTACAATAAAAAATGTTGGTAAGTCTATTATCGAAATAGGACAAGAAAATAGTATAGAAAAGTTTTCTATGGCTATAAGTAAATTGAATAAAAAGGAAGAAATAGTTGAACAGTTAGCTCTTGTTATAGAACAACCAGTAGATAATTTTGTTAGAAATAAAGTAGAAATTTTAAAGCAAGCATTCTACAAATTAAAAAAGATTGAAGCAGAGGCATCTATAAAAGTATTTATGATGGCAGGGAATGGAACTGAGATGGCAGGGAATGGAACTGAAGAATTTCAAAAAGAAAAAGATACAATTGAAGAAAAACTAAGAGAGCTATTAGTTAGATTTCGTGATAAAAAAAAAAGGTTGGCTGTCGGGATTAAGAAAGATAAAAAACAAGATCTTGTTGATGGAAGAAATATTATAGAAGGAATCAAGAGGCTTATTGCTGATCAAGATAAACAAAGGAATTTTCGTGAAATATTTGATGAATTTAAAGAATTGCAGTACCAGTGGAAGGAGATTGCACGAGTACCGCAAAATTTCACGAATGCTTTGTGGAAGGAGTATCGCTATTTTAGTAATCAGTTTTATGATTTAGTCAAGCTTAACGATGTGATGCGAGATTATGATTTTAAAAAAAATTTAGAATTGAAGCAAGAACTTTGTGCAGCAGTAGAGCATTTAGATAGGGAACCTGATGTGATTTCTGCTTTTCATCAAATGCATCGATTCTATCATAAATGGAAAGAAATAGGCCCTGTTGCTCGTGAATGTCGTAAAGATGTTTGGGAATGTTTTAAACGGGCAATGTCTGTTATCAATCAAAAATACCAACAACATTTTGAAAAATTAAAGGAATGTGAGCAAAAAAAATTGAAAGAGAAAACCGTTCTTTGTGAAGAAGTGGAAAATATAGATTATTCTGTACTAGTCTCGTTTAAAGAATGGGATAAACAAACTAAATGTGTTTTGGAAATTCAAAACAAATGGAAGTCAATTGGTTTTGTGCGTAGACAACATATAAGACAATTGTTGGATCGTTTTAACGTGGCGTGTGATAATTTTTTTCGTGCAAAAAATAGTTTTCTTGAGGGGATGAATGCAACTTTAAGTGCTAATTTGAAAAAGAAGGAAGCACTTTGTATAGAGGCTGAATCATTGAAAGACAGCCAAGCATGGAAGGAAACAACGGACAAGTTAATTGCTCTTCAAAAGGAATGGAGATCTGTAGGAAGTGTAGCTCATAAACATTCGAAGGAAATATGGGTTCGTTTTGTCGATGCTTGTGATTGTTTTTTTGAACGTAAGAATGCTTATTTCCTTTCTCGAAGGAAGGAAGAAGTGGTGAATTTAAAAAATAAGAAAGAAATTATATCTAATATTCAAACTATTGATGTTTCTCTTCCGATAGGTGAGGTGCTGACTCTGTTTCGTGAACATATAATGCATTTTAATAATGTAGGATTTGTCCCTTTTGGTGAAAAAAGGAAAATTTATGATAAATATTGCGAAGCAATCGATAGTTTTTTTGAACGTTTGAAAGCAAGTAAATCTGAAAAAGAATTGCAATCGTATGGATCTGATTTGAATACAATATTGGCTGTGAGTACAGGGGGGAGTACTAAGAATAAATCCTTAGGAGAGCTAGATCAATTGATTCGAAAACACTCAAGAATAAAAAACGATATTCAAACCTATGAAAACAATATTGGGTTTGTGTCTGCATCTTCAAAAAAGGGTGATACACTTATTCGGGAGATACAAAATAAGATTGTTAATCTCAAATCTTCATTAACTCTTATTGAGGAGAAAATAGGAATTATCGATCGAAGAGTTGGAAGTTGA
- the infB gene encoding translation initiation factor IF-2, translating into MAIRLNKVTKLLNVGLSTIVKFLQSRGYLREENPNTKISPEEYEILNQEFHKDKHVKLDSEKLSKERFQKENYDKDKLKQIEEIKMGIPRSNEFQLLLTSKLDLDTLPQDKSQTTIEIKKTIKTSEIKEIKRENKTDILKERKQIEEIKNSYLNKQQKKSNLLSSTDSTINFTITGKIDLTTINNATRPKRKTKEEKQKEREERNKKIVNIKTEKTTQVNAGKKSIASTQTNIEILKRKKRNRIKHEKVNIEQQNISTIPNPKNKHFKFHKPTYKNEVSEEDVQKQIKETLAKLTNSSLKKGTKYRKEKRDTLLQLKNEQYKIKTQENKTIKITEFVTANDLSKMMNVPVVQVISTCMSIGIMVSINQRLDSETIDIVADEFGYKTEYVSAEAIETIIDDENENQEKELVLRPPIVTIMGHVDHGKTSLLDNIRNTNVIAGEAGGITQHIGAYNVKLDDGRKITFLDTPGHEAFTAMRARGAKITDIAIIIIASDDNIMPQTIEAINHAVAAGVPIIFAINKIDKHGANPEKIKETLASMNYLVEDWGGKYQSQDISAKKGIGIQELLEKVLLEAELLDLKANPKRYAIGSIIESSLDKGRGYIATMLIQNGTLKLGDIVLAGIYFGRVKAMFNERNLKIKEAGPSQAVLVLGLNGAPQAGDTIRVVKTEQEAREIAAKREQLQREQSLRTQKLLTLDDISRRIAVKNFHKLNIIVKGDVDGSVEALSDSLIRLSTEQIQINVIHKGVGQISESDVILATASNAFIIGFQVRPSLLTRKLAEKEGVEIRLYSIIYNAIEEVKSAMEGMLIPKTKEEITSNVEIREVYKITKVGSVAGCIVKEGKIKQGDKIRLIRNGVVIYTGELGSLKRYKDYAKEVTQGCECGLNIHNFNDIKVGDIIETFENIETKQKL; encoded by the coding sequence ATGGCTATTAGACTTAATAAAGTAACAAAACTTCTGAATGTAGGACTTTCAACAATAGTCAAATTTCTACAAAGTAGAGGTTATTTACGAGAAGAAAATCCAAATACAAAAATTAGTCCTGAAGAATATGAAATCCTTAACCAAGAATTTCATAAAGATAAACATGTGAAACTTGATTCAGAAAAACTTAGTAAAGAACGTTTTCAAAAGGAAAACTATGATAAAGATAAACTGAAACAAATAGAAGAAATAAAAATGGGAATCCCTAGATCAAATGAATTTCAGTTACTTTTAACAAGTAAATTGGACCTTGACACTTTGCCACAAGACAAATCACAAACTACTATTGAGATCAAAAAAACTATTAAAACGTCTGAAATCAAAGAAATTAAACGTGAAAATAAAACTGACATTCTTAAAGAAAGAAAACAAATTGAAGAAATAAAAAATTCTTATTTGAACAAACAACAAAAGAAATCCAATTTGCTCAGCTCTACGGACTCGACAATCAATTTTACCATTACTGGCAAAATCGATTTAACAACTATCAACAATGCTACCCGTCCTAAACGAAAAACAAAAGAAGAAAAACAAAAAGAAAGAGAAGAACGAAATAAAAAAATAGTCAATATTAAAACAGAGAAAACAACTCAAGTAAATGCAGGGAAAAAATCAATCGCTTCCACACAAACAAACATAGAAATACTTAAAAGGAAAAAACGGAACCGAATCAAACATGAAAAAGTAAACATTGAACAACAAAATATTTCTACAATTCCTAATCCTAAAAACAAACACTTTAAATTTCACAAACCGACATATAAAAATGAAGTAAGTGAAGAAGATGTTCAAAAACAAATCAAAGAAACTTTAGCAAAACTAACCAATAGTAGTCTGAAGAAAGGAACAAAATATCGTAAAGAAAAACGAGATACACTATTGCAGTTAAAGAATGAGCAGTATAAGATAAAGACACAAGAAAATAAAACAATCAAAATCACAGAATTTGTCACTGCTAACGATTTATCGAAAATGATGAACGTACCTGTAGTTCAGGTTATTTCTACTTGTATGTCCATTGGTATTATGGTATCCATTAATCAACGTTTGGATTCTGAAACAATCGACATTGTTGCCGATGAATTCGGATACAAAACAGAATATGTAAGTGCGGAAGCTATTGAAACCATTATTGATGATGAAAACGAAAATCAAGAAAAAGAATTAGTATTGCGCCCACCTATCGTAACAATAATGGGTCACGTAGATCATGGTAAAACATCCCTGCTTGACAACATCCGCAACACTAATGTTATTGCAGGCGAAGCTGGAGGTATTACTCAACATATCGGTGCTTATAACGTAAAATTAGATGATGGTCGTAAAATTACATTTCTGGATACCCCCGGACACGAAGCATTTACAGCTATGCGAGCTCGAGGAGCCAAAATAACCGATATTGCTATCATTATTATTGCATCTGATGATAATATAATGCCCCAAACAATTGAAGCAATTAACCATGCTGTAGCTGCAGGAGTTCCTATCATATTTGCTATTAACAAAATAGATAAACATGGAGCAAACCCTGAGAAAATCAAGGAAACACTTGCCTCCATGAATTATTTAGTAGAAGATTGGGGAGGGAAATATCAATCTCAGGATATTTCTGCAAAAAAAGGTATCGGAATACAAGAATTATTAGAAAAAGTATTATTGGAAGCAGAACTTTTGGATTTAAAAGCTAATCCTAAGAGATATGCCATAGGTTCGATTATAGAATCTTCCTTAGACAAGGGAAGGGGTTACATAGCAACTATGCTGATACAGAACGGTACACTCAAATTAGGAGATATTGTTTTAGCAGGAATATATTTTGGTCGTGTAAAAGCAATGTTCAATGAAAGAAATCTAAAAATAAAAGAAGCGGGTCCTTCCCAAGCAGTACTAGTTTTGGGATTAAATGGTGCCCCTCAGGCAGGTGACACCATACGAGTAGTGAAAACTGAACAAGAAGCCAGAGAAATTGCCGCAAAACGGGAACAATTGCAACGAGAACAAAGTTTGCGTACCCAAAAATTACTAACGTTAGACGATATCAGTCGACGTATTGCTGTCAAAAATTTTCATAAACTGAATATAATTGTCAAAGGAGACGTAGATGGTTCCGTAGAAGCTCTTTCCGATTCGTTAATTAGACTTTCTACTGAACAAATTCAAATAAATGTTATACACAAAGGAGTAGGACAAATATCTGAATCAGATGTCATTTTAGCCACCGCTTCCAATGCTTTCATTATTGGATTTCAGGTTCGTCCTTCTCTATTAACACGCAAATTGGCAGAAAAAGAAGGAGTGGAAATTCGTTTATATTCAATTATTTATAATGCTATAGAAGAAGTAAAATCTGCTATGGAAGGTATGCTTATTCCTAAAACTAAGGAGGAAATTACCTCTAATGTAGAAATACGAGAAGTATATAAGATTACTAAAGTAGGTTCCGTTGCTGGTTGTATAGTCAAAGAAGGAAAAATTAAACAAGGAGACAAAATTCGCTTAATACGTAATGGAGTTGTAATTTACACCGGCGAATTAGGCTCATTAAAACGTTATAAGGACTATGCAAAAGAAGTTACACAAGGGTGCGAATGTGGACTCAATATTCACAATTTTAACGATATTAAAGTAGGTGATATTATTGAAACATTCGAAAATATAGAGACAAAACAAAAACTATAA
- the folB gene encoding dihydroneopterin aldolase, with the protein MQFLELKEMVFHAHHGVMEQERKVGNTYVLDLKIHFDFYKAVNTDNLNDSINYISIYELVKKEMAVPSHLIENIAGRIIRRIQIDFPKIKQIELRLAKKNPPFGGGDIKEVAVFIRK; encoded by the coding sequence ATGCAATTTTTAGAATTAAAAGAGATGGTCTTCCATGCCCACCATGGAGTAATGGAACAAGAAAGAAAAGTAGGCAATACATACGTCCTTGATTTGAAAATCCACTTTGACTTTTATAAAGCTGTTAATACCGATAATCTAAATGATAGTATCAATTACATTTCTATCTATGAACTAGTAAAAAAAGAAATGGCTGTTCCTTCTCATTTGATCGAAAATATAGCTGGTAGAATCATTCGCCGTATTCAAATAGATTTTCCGAAAATAAAACAGATAGAATTACGCTTAGCAAAAAAAAATCCTCCTTTTGGAGGAGGAGATATCAAGGAAGTTGCTGTATTTATCAGAAAATAA
- the nusA gene encoding transcription termination factor NusA has product MVKKKVKPNMIEAFANFKSNKNIDRTTLISVLEETFRNAINKMFGSDKNYNIIVNPDKGDFEIWRNREVVPDDKLENPNLQITLSEARKIDPDYESGEEISDAVNFSSFGRRTVLNLRQILTSKILELQNNSLYNKYKDKIGHIVTGEVYQIWKKEILLLDDEGNELILPKSEQIPNDFFRKNESCRAVVLRVDNNYSNPKIILSRTSNSFMQQLFELEVPEIQDGLITIKHIARIPGERAKIAVESYNERIDPIGTCVGMKGMRIHGIVRELRNENIDIINYTSNISLFIQRALSPAKISSIKIHEKEKKAEVFLRPEEVSLAIGKSGLNIKLASILTGYTIDVFREGENDDEDIYLDEFKDEIEEWIIEALKNIGCYTAKSVLTKNKEEIVRQTDLEENTVDEILKILKTEFEEE; this is encoded by the coding sequence ATGGTGAAAAAAAAAGTGAAACCAAACATGATTGAAGCGTTTGCAAACTTCAAATCAAATAAGAATATAGATAGAACAACTTTAATCAGTGTATTGGAAGAAACATTTCGCAATGCTATCAACAAAATGTTTGGTTCAGACAAAAACTATAATATTATTGTCAATCCGGACAAAGGTGATTTTGAAATTTGGAGAAATAGAGAAGTGGTTCCAGATGACAAATTAGAAAACCCTAACTTGCAAATAACATTATCGGAAGCTCGAAAGATAGATCCTGATTACGAAAGTGGCGAGGAAATAAGCGATGCTGTAAACTTTTCTTCCTTTGGAAGACGTACAGTTTTAAATCTTCGTCAAATATTAACCTCCAAAATACTAGAATTACAAAACAATTCGCTTTATAACAAATATAAAGACAAAATAGGGCACATTGTTACCGGAGAAGTGTATCAAATTTGGAAAAAAGAAATACTCCTATTAGATGACGAAGGGAATGAATTAATCCTCCCAAAGTCAGAACAAATCCCCAATGATTTTTTTCGTAAAAACGAATCTTGTCGTGCAGTAGTACTAAGAGTAGATAATAATTATAGTAATCCAAAAATAATTCTTTCCCGTACATCTAATTCATTTATGCAACAATTATTTGAACTAGAAGTTCCCGAAATTCAAGACGGATTAATTACCATTAAGCATATAGCTCGAATACCTGGCGAAAGAGCTAAGATCGCCGTTGAATCATACAATGAACGTATTGACCCTATAGGTACATGTGTAGGAATGAAAGGTATGCGTATTCATGGGATTGTTCGTGAACTACGTAATGAAAATATAGATATAATCAATTATACATCAAATATTTCTTTATTTATCCAAAGAGCATTAAGCCCCGCCAAAATTTCTTCTATTAAAATCCATGAAAAAGAGAAAAAAGCGGAAGTTTTTCTTCGTCCTGAGGAAGTTTCATTAGCAATAGGGAAAAGTGGATTAAACATTAAATTAGCTAGTATCCTAACAGGATATACTATTGATGTGTTTCGTGAAGGAGAAAATGATGATGAAGATATTTATCTAGATGAATTTAAAGATGAAATAGAAGAATGGATAATTGAAGCATTAAAAAACATTGGTTGTTATACTGCTAAAAGCGTTTTGACAAAAAACAAAGAAGAAATCGTACGTCAAACCGATTTAGAAGAAAATACGGTAGATGAGATTTTAAAGATACTCAAGACCGAATTTGAAGAAGAATAA